The sequence below is a genomic window from Lolium rigidum isolate FL_2022 unplaced genomic scaffold, APGP_CSIRO_Lrig_0.1 contig_41807_1, whole genome shotgun sequence.
ACTGCGGCTTCTTCGGCAACGCGGCGACCGGCAACCTTTGCTCCAAGTGCTACAAGGAGCAGCAGCAAATCGGCGTCGCTGCCGTCGCTGGCGCGCCCCCGGTGGACAGCGTCGTGTCCAGCTTCGCGTCGCTGCGGATCAAGGAGACAGGTGGAcgatgtgctgctgctgccgccgccggagtCGGGCGCGACAAGGAGGTCGTGCCGGCGACCGCTACGAAGAGCCGGTGCGAGGCGTGCCGGAAGAAGGTGGGGCTACTCGGGTTCGCGTGCCGTTGCGGTGGCACCTACTGCGGCATGCATCGTCACGCCGGCGCTCACGCCTGCGAGTTCGACTACAAGGCTGCCGGCCGCGAGCAGATCGCGTGTCAGAATCCCCTCGTTGTACCATCCAAGCTCGACAGGATTTGACTTCAAGATCGTTTCAATGAGTGGAGATAGTAGCACTTACCGCTTAGCCTTTTTATTATGTTTTTTCTGTTGTTGTTTCCACCACTTTGTTAGAACATTCACATGTACATATAAACACTCTCGTATACGTATATGCAGTAGGTGCATCTCCCACTTTATAAAATAAACATTACTATTTGACTTGATTTTCTTCTGCGAATTGGCGAAGATCAAAATATGGCGTGCGATGTACTTTGCTCGCAAACTGCGCTGAAAACCATGCTTGTGCTTAATTTGTTCTCCCACGAAATATCATGCTGTTTCTTCTTAGGGGCGCGCTCAGCGTCGGGCGACCGACCCGGGCAAAGAAAATCGGTTGCTATCTCGGCCGTCCGATCGCGATCTACCGGCTAGAATTAGCAGCATTTCGATTTTTGCATTTTGTCCCCTGGTTTTTGGAAAATCAACCCGCGGTCCTACGCCTATCAGTTTAAACCGAACACGTGTTTCCCTTTGCCCCCAAACTTTCAGATATTTACAACAAAACCCGTTGTTTAGTATAGCAACAAAGACCCGCTGCTTTgtgtacaaaaaataaaaaatattacaacaaaattttcacagtaaatcttcacatatatgtacaacaaattatcaatatatttacaataataattgacaacaaaaacaatatttttttatttgggtgtttacaataatAGTCAGTTTCCATGCAataatatctttacaacaaatcggaaacatacttacaacaataattaataaCAAAAACCAACATTATTTTATTTGGATGTTTACAATAAAAGTCTCGCTTTCATTCCGTAAATATCTTTAGAACAAACCAAGTAAAATATTTAAAACAATAATTAGCAACACAGGTCACAAataatttgggtgtttacaacaaaagTCGCAAAACATCATCCACAAAAACCACAGACTATTTAATTTGCTACAAATAGAATTATAACAAAAATCACCTACTATTTTATCCAAAGTCACAAATGgttacaacaaaataaaaaatcactTTGTTATTAGCATCAAAAAAAGTTGTCTCTTTACAACAAT
It includes:
- the LOC124681410 gene encoding zinc finger A20 and AN1 domain-containing stress-associated protein 10-like, coding for MAEMQQAGGAPASDGHETALCANNCGFFGNAATGNLCSKCYKEQQQIGVAAVAGAPPVDSVVSSFASLRIKETGGRCAAAAAAGVGRDKEVVPATATKSRCEACRKKVGLLGFACRCGGTYCGMHRHAGAHACEFDYKAAGREQIACQNPLVVPSKLDRI